One window of the Shewanella maritima genome contains the following:
- the hupB gene encoding nucleoid-associated protein HU-beta, producing the protein MNKSELIEKIATGADISKAAAGRALDSFIAAVTEGLKEGEKISLVGFGTFEVRQRAERTGRNPQTGKEIKIAAANIPAFKAGKALKDAVN; encoded by the coding sequence ATGAACAAATCTGAACTAATCGAGAAAATCGCTACTGGTGCTGACATTTCTAAAGCTGCAGCTGGCCGTGCATTAGATTCTTTTATCGCTGCTGTGACTGAAGGTCTTAAAGAAGGCGAAAAAATTTCTCTAGTTGGTTTCGGTACTTTTGAAGTTCGTCAACGTGCAGAGCGCACTGGACGTAACCCACAAACTGGTAAAGAAATTAAGATTGCTGCTGCGAACATTCCTGCGTTCAAAGCTGGTAAAGCGCTTAAAGACGCTGTTAACTAA
- a CDS encoding SurA N-terminal domain-containing protein gives MLEKIREGSQGIIAKSILVLVILSFAFAGVSSYLGSNTGTPAAIVNGDEITNEQLEQSLQNEVGRLQQQFGEMFDALSADESYMAGIRKDVLERLVAEKLVDQAAAELGLRVSDEQIKQAIVNEPAFHTDGQFDNERYLAVLRQLGYQTAAFRNMMRVDMTRRQLVMALLGSEFVLPGEANELAELQGQTRDIRYLTVDATPFVAEANVSDEEANEYYEANLVRFSSPEMVSLEYVELNAADMANTEAVSDEEARTFYDENQQQYRTAEKRLAAHILINDSGDEDADRARGEAALAKLAAGESFEAVAKSDSDDQFSAEQGGELDWFEPGVMEGEFDTALFALEKGATSDLVKTSFGYHIVKFVDVQEGGVQSFEDAKAEILAELQEKKALDVFFGLQSQLADTSYEIPDTLAETSEAVNVPVKTTELFSRNNVPAPFNTADFIRAAFSEQVISDGMNSDVVELGPNHVVVVRLKEHKAAGTMDFAEVKDGIVARLKQDKANQVAKVKATEFMVALKDGGSVDVELTTVTALPRFTQETDPAIVDKAFKMPKPAEGGVSIDTAELAQGYAVVLVDAVNAATGITDELVAGLKQRLESQFSQADYLSVIGALKAKATVEYPVAE, from the coding sequence ATGTTAGAAAAAATTCGTGAAGGCTCACAAGGTATTATCGCTAAGTCGATCTTAGTCCTTGTTATCCTTTCATTTGCATTTGCTGGTGTGAGTAGCTATCTAGGCTCAAACACGGGTACTCCAGCGGCTATCGTCAATGGTGACGAAATTACCAATGAACAATTAGAGCAATCTCTGCAAAATGAAGTAGGTCGCTTACAACAACAATTTGGTGAAATGTTTGATGCCCTAAGTGCTGATGAAAGCTACATGGCCGGGATCAGAAAAGACGTTCTAGAACGTTTAGTTGCCGAGAAATTAGTTGACCAAGCCGCTGCCGAGCTTGGTTTACGCGTATCTGATGAACAGATTAAACAAGCGATTGTTAACGAGCCTGCATTCCACACCGATGGTCAGTTCGATAACGAGCGCTATTTAGCAGTACTGCGTCAACTTGGTTACCAAACTGCTGCATTTAGAAACATGATGCGCGTTGACATGACACGTCGTCAGCTAGTGATGGCATTATTGGGTAGTGAGTTTGTTCTACCGGGTGAAGCTAACGAGCTTGCTGAGCTTCAAGGTCAAACTCGTGATATTCGCTACCTAACGGTCGATGCTACGCCGTTTGTTGCTGAGGCGAATGTATCTGATGAAGAAGCCAATGAATACTATGAAGCAAACCTAGTTCGCTTTAGCAGCCCAGAAATGGTGAGCCTTGAGTACGTTGAGTTAAACGCTGCAGATATGGCTAACACTGAAGCGGTTAGCGATGAAGAAGCACGTACTTTCTATGATGAGAACCAGCAGCAATATCGCACTGCTGAGAAGCGTCTAGCTGCGCATATTCTTATCAACGACTCTGGTGATGAAGATGCAGATAGAGCACGCGGTGAAGCTGCATTAGCTAAACTTGCTGCTGGCGAGAGCTTTGAAGCTGTAGCTAAGTCAGACTCTGATGATCAGTTCAGCGCTGAGCAAGGTGGCGAGCTAGATTGGTTCGAGCCTGGTGTAATGGAAGGTGAGTTCGATACTGCACTGTTTGCCCTTGAAAAAGGCGCGACTTCAGATCTTGTTAAAACCAGCTTTGGTTACCACATCGTTAAGTTTGTTGATGTACAAGAAGGCGGTGTACAAAGCTTTGAAGATGCGAAAGCTGAGATTTTAGCTGAGCTGCAAGAAAAGAAAGCACTAGATGTGTTCTTTGGTCTGCAGTCACAACTTGCTGACACTAGCTATGAAATTCCTGATACGTTAGCTGAAACGTCAGAAGCGGTGAATGTACCTGTTAAGACTACCGAGCTATTTAGCCGTAACAACGTACCTGCACCGTTTAACACTGCAGATTTCATCCGCGCAGCGTTTTCAGAGCAAGTGATCAGTGATGGCATGAACAGTGACGTTGTTGAGCTAGGTCCAAACCATGTAGTCGTTGTACGCTTAAAAGAGCACAAAGCTGCAGGCACTATGGATTTCGCCGAAGTGAAAGATGGTATTGTTGCACGTCTTAAGCAAGACAAAGCAAACCAGGTTGCTAAAGTTAAAGCGACTGAGTTTATGGTTGCCCTTAAAGATGGTGGCAGCGTTGACGTTGAGCTTACGACAGTGACTGCATTGCCTCGTTTCACTCAAGAAACAGACCCAGCGATTGTAGATAAAGCATTTAAGATGCCTAAACCTGCTGAAGGCGGCGTATCGATTGATACTGCAGAGCTTGCACAAGGTTATGCTGTTGTGTTGGTTGATGCTGTTAATGCAGCTACTGGCATTACTGACGAGCTTGTAGCAGGCCTTAAGCAACGTTTAGAGTCACAGTTTAGCCAAGCCGATTACTTATCTGTGATTGGTGCTCTGAAAGCTAAGGCGACAGTCGAATACCCAGTTGCCGAGTAG
- a CDS encoding LysR family transcriptional regulator codes for MTQKPTLNQLGVFSAVMSSGSFSRAAEQLNTNQSTISTSIAKLKQDLGQELFIRQGRGIAPTRFAQSLYEQIKLPLAQLDDTLHNMSEFDPDQGQHKFVITAPEHMHWLLLNKFSELKPHNIEIFDQPDTDEALLDGLNSQRFDAMIDIMPPNSSAVESCQLFDSDFVIVCSQDHPRVQQSISQKQFNSESHAVLERTRQHLRSLHHFTNIDLSQRKVAYHGRSLFSNMLLCSQTELITAIPEFLARQFQSQLNLQLLPPPFPCKPITNYLIWLKKHHHDPAQKWLRSQLIEATQSFT; via the coding sequence ATGACACAAAAACCGACACTCAACCAACTTGGCGTATTTAGCGCGGTGATGTCTAGTGGCAGCTTCAGCCGCGCTGCAGAGCAGCTCAACACTAATCAATCAACAATCAGTACAAGTATTGCAAAACTTAAACAGGACCTTGGACAAGAGTTGTTCATCCGTCAAGGTCGCGGCATTGCACCAACGCGATTTGCCCAAAGCCTTTATGAGCAAATTAAACTGCCACTGGCACAATTAGACGATACTCTGCATAACATGAGTGAGTTTGACCCAGACCAGGGGCAGCATAAGTTTGTCATTACCGCGCCAGAGCATATGCACTGGTTGCTACTCAATAAATTTAGTGAGCTAAAACCCCACAACATTGAGATTTTTGACCAGCCAGATACAGATGAAGCACTATTAGATGGCCTGAACTCGCAACGTTTTGATGCCATGATTGATATCATGCCACCCAATAGCTCTGCAGTAGAAAGCTGTCAGTTATTTGATAGTGATTTTGTGATTGTTTGTAGCCAAGACCACCCACGTGTACAACAGAGCATTAGTCAAAAGCAATTTAATAGTGAGTCTCACGCAGTACTCGAGCGCACCCGTCAGCATTTACGTAGCCTACACCACTTTACCAATATCGACTTGAGCCAACGTAAAGTGGCTTATCATGGACGCTCGCTATTCAGTAATATGTTACTGTGCAGCCAAACTGAGTTAATCACCGCAATACCTGAGTTTTTAGCAAGGCAGTTTCAGTCACAACTAAACTTGCAACTTTTACCGCCGCCGTTTCCGTGCAAGCCCATCACCAACTATTTGATCTGGCTTAAAAAGCATCATCATGATCCCGCGCAAAAATGGCTGCGTTCACAGCTCATTGAGGCAACCCAGAGTTTTACTTAA
- a CDS encoding alkyl sulfatase dimerization domain-containing protein, with product MISQFKPLSLGLAVSVALFTSGYALATPTTQAQSTLGQELQTSAAAQYQNIQLEQRYTSSTLFEHESNLFWGEGKRIKVLSTTGETLAYTQESDHVHPALTKHGRKMAQAIIKVDHNVYLGYGFGLDTPVMIEGDDGIIIVDPGESVQMAEVVKQQFRQITNKPVKAIIYSHNHIDHISGVRAWATDEQVASGEIKIIAQEGLTAAVANWSSNLGTLFGHRTSYTGAKHVEEGEHGTVNDGLGPRFMQGDISFIEPNVTLKDRLDITIAGVPMQIVNVPSETKDEVVVYLPEQKILHAAEVLQGENFPNLHTIRGTKFRDPSMWFKGIDVMRQFDTEVMINSHGRPVEGKAAVDNVLTAYRDAIQFTHDQTIRYMNKGMTPDELVEVVKLPKHLASHPWLGEHYGTVAHAVRQIYVGYNGFFEGDPWQLEPMAYEQRAKAFVEIMGGRDNILKTAKAAIEADNFTFAAEILSYPITVNKQDMQARELKADAYKAWAAAQVNINWRNWALNAAAELEGTRDFSNMISFASVDVLTALPSKQIFDMMTSTLVAEKTLDVNMAMSYQFIDTKEAFTLEIRNGIVQLHEQALDSADVKIETSRAVLNQILMAGPNAQKVIAEKMVADEFGFAQGEMKDFGRFMSYFDTPMTPEQLMLIVR from the coding sequence ATGATTAGTCAATTTAAACCATTAAGCCTAGGTCTTGCGGTATCAGTAGCCTTATTTACTTCAGGTTATGCACTTGCAACACCTACTACTCAGGCGCAATCTACTCTTGGGCAAGAGCTGCAAACCAGCGCGGCGGCTCAGTATCAAAATATTCAGCTAGAGCAACGTTACACGTCTTCAACCTTGTTTGAGCATGAATCAAACCTATTTTGGGGTGAAGGTAAGCGTATTAAGGTTTTATCAACGACTGGTGAAACCTTAGCTTACACCCAGGAATCAGACCATGTGCATCCGGCTTTGACTAAACACGGTCGCAAGATGGCGCAAGCCATCATCAAAGTTGACCATAATGTTTACCTTGGCTACGGCTTTGGTCTAGATACGCCTGTAATGATTGAAGGCGATGATGGCATCATCATCGTTGATCCGGGTGAGTCTGTACAAATGGCTGAAGTGGTTAAGCAGCAATTCAGACAGATCACCAACAAACCAGTAAAAGCGATTATTTATTCGCACAACCATATCGACCATATTTCTGGTGTTCGTGCTTGGGCGACAGATGAGCAAGTCGCATCAGGTGAAATCAAAATCATTGCACAAGAAGGCTTAACAGCGGCAGTGGCTAACTGGTCATCAAACCTTGGTACTTTGTTTGGTCATCGCACGTCTTACACTGGTGCTAAGCATGTGGAAGAGGGGGAACACGGCACGGTCAATGACGGCTTAGGTCCGCGCTTTATGCAAGGCGATATCTCGTTCATTGAGCCAAACGTGACTCTGAAAGACCGTCTCGACATTACGATTGCCGGTGTGCCAATGCAGATTGTTAACGTACCGTCTGAAACTAAAGATGAAGTCGTCGTTTATCTGCCAGAGCAAAAAATTCTTCATGCAGCAGAAGTATTGCAAGGTGAGAATTTCCCTAACTTGCACACCATTCGAGGCACCAAATTCCGCGACCCATCGATGTGGTTTAAAGGTATTGATGTAATGCGTCAGTTCGACACTGAAGTGATGATTAACTCTCATGGTCGTCCGGTTGAAGGTAAAGCGGCAGTAGATAATGTACTCACGGCATACCGTGATGCGATTCAATTTACTCATGACCAAACAATCCGCTACATGAATAAAGGGATGACACCTGATGAGTTAGTTGAAGTAGTGAAATTGCCTAAGCATCTAGCAAGTCACCCTTGGTTAGGTGAGCACTATGGCACAGTCGCACACGCTGTTAGACAGATCTATGTAGGTTACAACGGATTCTTCGAAGGCGACCCTTGGCAACTAGAGCCGATGGCATATGAGCAGCGAGCAAAAGCTTTTGTTGAAATCATGGGCGGTCGTGACAACATTCTTAAAACCGCAAAAGCTGCAATTGAAGCTGATAACTTCACTTTTGCTGCAGAAATCTTGTCTTACCCAATTACGGTCAACAAACAAGACATGCAAGCTCGCGAGTTAAAAGCTGACGCATATAAAGCTTGGGCTGCTGCGCAGGTGAATATTAACTGGCGTAACTGGGCGCTTAATGCTGCAGCTGAGCTAGAAGGTACACGTGATTTCTCTAACATGATTAGCTTTGCATCAGTCGATGTATTAACTGCGCTGCCTAGCAAGCAGATTTTCGACATGATGACATCAACGTTAGTGGCAGAGAAAACCCTTGATGTAAATATGGCGATGAGCTATCAGTTTATCGACACCAAAGAGGCGTTTACGCTGGAAATTCGTAACGGCATTGTGCAGTTACACGAGCAGGCGTTAGACAGCGCTGACGTTAAGATTGAAACAAGTCGAGCTGTACTTAATCAAATCTTGATGGCTGGACCAAATGCGCAGAAGGTGATTGCTGAGAAAATGGTTGCTGACGAGTTTGGCTTTGCTCAAGGTGAAATGAAAGACTTCGGTCGATTCATGAGCTACTTTGACACGCCAATGACGCCAGAGCAATTAATGCTAATCGTCCGCTAA
- a CDS encoding helix-turn-helix domain-containing protein: MASLETQFEPALAYIDDNLDKPVDIRLLSRLANIPKCHFNILFYALFHTQVEDYIALLRLLDVAQKLAFEPSLTNAQIASEAGYQDEKCFEQAFVKAISQSVSDFRAKPDWASFFARQQPLETLKNGHQAYDYSAEINVVELEQLSLVAIRHQGPSEFVAQTVNAMVAWRKQHQVLPPLSRTFNFCYQMPLVHSDAYQVDIAASITAEQSERLQREPQFSSMADYELASLVERNIDITAPFFKSSIPVTRAVAIDHVWDDSLPQLLHGKIACLYKEATKYSQLANLPLLIEKQLIERQLIERQLAPVEPSQSVAQQLVRIMLPIL, translated from the coding sequence GTGGCCTCACTCGAAACCCAATTTGAACCCGCTTTAGCCTATATTGACGATAACCTAGATAAGCCAGTTGATATTAGGTTACTCTCGCGCCTAGCTAACATTCCTAAGTGCCATTTTAATATCTTGTTTTACGCTTTATTTCACACCCAGGTTGAAGATTATATTGCGCTGTTAAGGCTATTGGATGTAGCGCAGAAACTTGCTTTCGAGCCAAGTCTAACCAATGCTCAAATTGCTAGTGAGGCAGGTTATCAAGATGAAAAGTGTTTTGAACAAGCCTTTGTTAAAGCGATAAGTCAAAGCGTTAGCGATTTTCGAGCAAAGCCTGATTGGGCAAGTTTTTTTGCGCGTCAGCAACCCTTAGAAACGCTTAAAAATGGTCATCAAGCATATGACTACAGTGCTGAGATAAATGTGGTTGAATTAGAACAACTCTCATTGGTTGCTATTCGCCATCAAGGCCCGTCAGAGTTTGTTGCTCAAACCGTTAATGCCATGGTTGCCTGGCGTAAACAACATCAGGTTTTGCCGCCACTGAGTCGTACATTTAATTTTTGCTATCAAATGCCGTTAGTTCATAGCGACGCTTATCAGGTGGATATCGCCGCGAGTATCACTGCCGAGCAAAGTGAACGTTTGCAGCGCGAACCGCAGTTTTCATCAATGGCAGATTATGAGTTAGCCTCGCTAGTTGAGCGCAATATTGATATCACCGCGCCGTTTTTCAAAAGCAGTATTCCAGTAACAAGAGCTGTAGCAATTGATCATGTTTGGGATGACTCTCTGCCGCAATTGTTGCACGGCAAGATTGCTTGTTTGTATAAAGAGGCAACTAAGTACAGCCAATTGGCAAACTTGCCTTTACTGATTGAGAAGCAGCTAATTGAGAGGCAGCTAATTGAGCGGCAGCTTGCTCCGGTTGAGCCGAGTCAGTCTGTTGCTCAGCAGCTAGTTCGCATTATGCTACCAATTCTCTAG
- a CDS encoding LysR family transcriptional regulator — MKLTLKQLSIFKAIHQHGQISKAAKSLHLSVPAVSMALKELEGFLGCRLFERNSNGLTINDNGAVMLPYANEMLSKGSQIEQMFAKGQTISGSIKVGCSKTAGNYVLSRKIPQFKKRHPSVDIKLHIHHSIDVEKMVSERELDLGFVDAKPGLKNLAHEHWIEDRLCIVTSCDSPLVSENITPELLSQELWVMDETISVSRLRNIQLLRSAKITINQELSMNTMGAIKRAIGTGIGVSVLPYIAVKEEIKRGELVELKVNNWDFKRKYWSITRDDEAKSELLEQFIRFCQQEAINETNDIS; from the coding sequence ATGAAACTGACACTGAAACAACTTTCAATATTTAAAGCTATTCACCAACACGGCCAAATATCAAAAGCAGCCAAAAGCTTGCACCTTTCGGTACCTGCGGTAAGCATGGCATTAAAAGAGCTTGAAGGGTTTCTTGGCTGTCGGTTGTTTGAGCGTAACAGTAATGGCCTAACGATAAATGACAATGGTGCAGTTATGCTGCCCTACGCCAATGAGATGTTATCCAAAGGCTCGCAAATTGAGCAAATGTTTGCCAAGGGGCAAACCATCAGTGGCAGCATAAAAGTGGGGTGTAGTAAAACCGCAGGCAACTATGTGCTATCGCGCAAGATCCCTCAGTTCAAAAAGCGTCACCCATCGGTTGATATTAAGCTACACATACATCACAGCATTGATGTAGAGAAAATGGTTTCCGAAAGAGAGCTTGATTTGGGCTTTGTCGATGCCAAACCTGGACTTAAAAACTTGGCTCATGAGCACTGGATTGAAGATAGACTGTGTATTGTCACCAGCTGCGATAGTCCGCTTGTGTCAGAAAACATCACGCCAGAGCTGCTTTCGCAAGAACTGTGGGTGATGGACGAAACGATTTCAGTATCAAGACTGCGTAATATTCAACTGCTTCGCAGCGCAAAAATTACCATTAACCAAGAGCTGTCAATGAACACCATGGGCGCGATAAAACGTGCTATCGGCACAGGTATTGGCGTCAGCGTGCTACCTTACATCGCAGTGAAAGAAGAGATTAAACGCGGTGAGTTAGTTGAGCTAAAAGTCAATAATTGGGACTTTAAGCGTAAATACTGGTCGATTACTCGTGACGACGAGGCAAAATCTGAATTGCTTGAACAATTTATCCGCTTTTGCCAGCAAGAAGCCATTAACGAAACAAACGATATATCGTGA
- a CDS encoding porin, whose translation MNKSINRVAIAVIGALSAFSGAAMADSPQIYGRMEIAVTNSDNGFTTQNGKSGTILENNFSRLGVKGSEKISDGLEVLYRMEFQVNSAHLEGDSKVFKPRNTYVGLKSDAGTVLIGRNDTVMKTSKGTAEAFALTNAAYNRMIAGQDRKADGITYYSPKIADLITINATYLMDDNYAEYDDNGARTDVNEKQYAVSLVGGDKKLKKQPYYFAAAYNTIGGVDAYRGVAQYKIGQLKLGGLFQNTKSQTVETKEGNSYFFSAVYNLNGVNLKAEIGKDEAGFGKYFKNNTATTSTQYNNATDVDINSLVIGADYRIAKSTMIFGHYAQYDGEYRDTNTGNMIELKDDKIFTVGVRYDF comes from the coding sequence ATGAACAAGTCAATTAATCGAGTAGCGATTGCAGTAATTGGAGCACTAAGCGCTTTTTCAGGCGCAGCAATGGCAGACTCACCACAAATCTATGGCCGTATGGAAATTGCGGTCACCAATTCTGACAATGGCTTTACTACACAAAATGGTAAGTCGGGAACTATATTAGAAAACAACTTCTCGCGTCTTGGTGTCAAAGGCAGCGAAAAAATCTCCGATGGTTTAGAAGTGCTATATCGCATGGAATTTCAAGTAAATAGCGCGCACTTAGAAGGTGACAGCAAGGTATTTAAACCGCGTAACACCTATGTTGGATTAAAATCTGATGCAGGTACGGTCTTAATTGGTCGCAACGACACTGTGATGAAAACATCAAAAGGCACTGCTGAAGCATTTGCTTTAACCAACGCTGCTTACAACCGTATGATCGCAGGTCAAGACCGCAAAGCAGACGGCATTACCTATTACTCACCAAAAATTGCTGATCTTATTACCATTAATGCCACCTACTTGATGGATGATAACTACGCAGAATATGATGACAACGGCGCTCGTACTGATGTAAATGAAAAGCAATATGCTGTGAGCTTGGTTGGCGGTGACAAAAAGCTTAAAAAGCAACCGTACTACTTCGCTGCAGCTTATAACACAATTGGCGGCGTGGACGCATACCGTGGTGTTGCCCAGTACAAAATTGGTCAGCTAAAGCTCGGTGGTTTGTTCCAAAATACTAAAAGTCAAACCGTTGAAACTAAAGAAGGTAACTCTTACTTCTTTAGCGCAGTTTACAACCTTAATGGCGTTAACCTTAAAGCTGAAATCGGTAAAGATGAAGCAGGTTTTGGTAAGTACTTCAAAAACAATACCGCAACGACTAGTACCCAATATAACAATGCAACCGACGTAGACATTAACTCATTGGTGATTGGTGCAGACTACCGTATTGCGAAATCGACCATGATATTTGGTCACTATGCTCAATATGACGGTGAATATCGTGATACCAACACAGGCAATATGATTGAGCTAAAAGACGACAAAATCTTCACTGTTGGCGTACGTTACGACTTCTAA
- a CDS encoding flavocytochrome c, whose product MRKAYLVSAIAAVLLSGGAMAKDVNLAKFHSDMGDCQSCHVEGKLKDINKTITDSQTHENAQCRDCHGGYSELANDKLHFDPHTSHLGEINCTSCHTAHAKPELTCNNCHNFEMEMPFANSKAKKKWDGDWNQEQIRKAIERGPVETVDVIVVGGGSAGFNAAISAKEAGANVVLFEKAPYTGGNSMLAAGGINAVGTPQQKKKGIEDKVKWYAEDAMKGGRYQNDPKLVQILAEESAEAVAWLESLGANMDDLKRSGGARVERTHRPSGGASVGPHIIDTLRKAADKRDIPVRVNSRVEKIVLNDDKSIAGVVVHGRHSGYNMVAADSVVLATGGYGMNKQMVAYYRPTMKDMTSSNNVTATGDGVLLAKEIGASMTDIDWVQAHPTIGKDSRILISETVRGVGAIMVNTDGQRFISELTTRDRASDAILKQKDQYAWLVFDEQLVKKKKMVRGYEHLGMLSKANTIEELAKITNMKDLPKTAAAYNKYQAAGKDEAFGREDMPLNLSKPPYYAVKVAPGIHHTMGGVAVDTDANVLNLQSWKMDGLYAAGEVTGGLHGYNRLGGNAIADTVVFGRKAGENAAKFALEKK is encoded by the coding sequence ATGAGAAAAGCATACTTAGTGTCAGCAATTGCCGCCGTACTGTTATCAGGTGGTGCAATGGCGAAAGACGTTAACCTAGCTAAATTCCACAGCGATATGGGCGACTGCCAATCGTGTCACGTTGAAGGCAAGCTAAAAGATATTAATAAGACAATTACTGACAGCCAAACTCACGAAAACGCGCAGTGCCGTGATTGTCATGGCGGTTATAGCGAGCTTGCGAATGACAAACTGCATTTTGACCCGCACACATCTCACCTTGGCGAAATCAACTGTACTTCTTGTCATACAGCTCACGCTAAGCCTGAGTTGACCTGTAACAACTGCCATAACTTCGAAATGGAAATGCCATTTGCTAATAGCAAAGCGAAGAAAAAGTGGGACGGTGACTGGAACCAAGAACAAATTCGTAAAGCAATTGAGCGCGGCCCTGTTGAAACCGTTGATGTGATTGTTGTTGGTGGTGGTTCAGCTGGTTTTAATGCTGCAATCAGTGCCAAAGAGGCTGGCGCCAACGTAGTGCTATTTGAAAAGGCACCTTACACAGGTGGTAACTCAATGCTAGCTGCTGGTGGTATCAACGCAGTAGGTACACCACAACAGAAGAAGAAAGGCATTGAAGATAAGGTTAAATGGTACGCTGAAGATGCAATGAAAGGTGGTCGTTACCAAAATGACCCTAAACTTGTGCAAATTCTTGCTGAAGAATCAGCTGAGGCTGTGGCTTGGTTAGAGTCTTTAGGCGCCAACATGGATGACTTGAAACGTTCAGGTGGTGCACGTGTTGAGCGTACTCACCGTCCATCTGGCGGCGCATCTGTAGGCCCACACATTATCGATACTTTGCGTAAAGCGGCAGACAAACGTGATATCCCTGTACGCGTTAACTCTCGCGTTGAGAAAATTGTGTTAAACGACGATAAGTCTATTGCGGGTGTTGTTGTTCACGGTCGCCACTCTGGCTACAACATGGTAGCTGCTGACTCTGTAGTACTTGCGACAGGCGGCTACGGTATGAATAAGCAAATGGTTGCTTACTACCGCCCAACAATGAAAGACATGACAAGTTCTAACAACGTAACTGCAACCGGTGACGGTGTGTTACTTGCCAAAGAAATTGGCGCGTCGATGACTGATATTGACTGGGTACAAGCCCACCCAACTATTGGTAAAGACAGTCGTATTCTTATCTCTGAAACCGTACGTGGTGTAGGCGCAATCATGGTGAACACTGATGGTCAGCGCTTTATCAGTGAGCTAACCACCCGTGACCGTGCATCTGACGCTATCTTGAAGCAAAAAGATCAATATGCTTGGTTAGTGTTTGATGAGCAGCTAGTTAAGAAGAAAAAGATGGTACGTGGTTATGAGCACTTAGGCATGCTAAGCAAAGCCAACACTATCGAAGAGCTAGCTAAAATCACTAACATGAAAGACTTACCGAAAACCGCTGCTGCATACAACAAGTATCAAGCTGCGGGTAAAGATGAAGCTTTTGGTCGTGAAGACATGCCGCTGAACTTAAGTAAGCCTCCGTACTACGCAGTGAAAGTGGCTCCTGGTATTCACCACACTATGGGCGGTGTCGCAGTTGATACTGACGCTAACGTATTAAACCTACAAAGCTGGAAAATGGACGGTTTATACGCTGCAGGTGAGGTAACGGGTGGTTTACACGGTTACAACCGCTTAGGTGGCAACGCCATTGCAGATACTGTGGTATTTGGCCGTAAAGCCGGTGAAAACGCCGCTAAGTTCGCACTAGAGAAGAAGTAA
- a CDS encoding tetratricopeptide repeat protein has product MGVESSDLSALVEAVESLSKWMTYITIFLCWTYFSVVFAMLKKSFFGKDCVPAELEDADVLVEQAEYEKLFRNCRRLLKKRPNNAEAHWYIGLCYYHKSRYEKAKEYFLKTIKLNPHWQQSVDVYLDYIESAKNEMAESKESLEKFII; this is encoded by the coding sequence ATGGGCGTGGAATCAAGTGATTTATCTGCTCTTGTTGAGGCTGTAGAGAGTTTATCTAAATGGATGACATACATAACCATTTTTCTTTGTTGGACGTATTTTTCGGTTGTTTTTGCCATGCTGAAGAAATCGTTCTTTGGTAAAGACTGTGTTCCTGCGGAGCTTGAGGATGCAGATGTATTGGTTGAGCAGGCTGAATATGAAAAGCTGTTTCGAAATTGCCGTAGACTATTAAAAAAACGGCCTAATAATGCTGAGGCACATTGGTATATAGGCTTATGTTATTACCATAAATCTAGATATGAGAAAGCAAAAGAGTATTTTTTAAAGACAATAAAGCTAAATCCACATTGGCAACAAAGTGTCGATGTTTATCTAGACTATATTGAATCTGCAAAAAATGAGATGGCTGAGTCCAAAGAATCGTTAGAAAAGTTTATTATTTAG